AGGATATCTCCCGTGTTTTTGTCCCACATCTCTCTTCCATGGTCGCTATTGTTTCCCCTGCGCTCGTCCTCGACCCTCCAGCCTCAGGAACAAATCCAAGACTCTTCTGGACATGAGGGCACAAGCAGTGTGGTCAGCCCACTCCCTGCATTCCTGCACCCTACCTCTGTCAGGCCCGTGGGTGGTGCACTGAGGCTCGGCCGtgcagaacaaacagacagagcactGTGCACAAGGCAGAGTGGACCGACACTGGGTCTATCCCCATTTTACTCCAGGCAGCCACGTTGGCTCCAGAGACATCTATGGATCCAAGGAACGGGTTCACACATATTCAGGATTGTATTCATCGATTGCAACCACAGTTGCAGTTATATTGATTTTACTCTTTGTATGTGGTTGTCACACAGTGTAACAGAACAATATAAAATGGTTCAGACGGGAGGTCATGCACAATAAAGTGATGCACAAACTAACAGGAAAAGCCATAATTTTAACTCTACACTCACTCTGCATTTTTTCATCTTATTTGATCTTTCTCTATTTCGTGCAAAGTCTTGATCTACTCCTAATGAGTGCAAACATCAGCAACAGGActggagaagagagaaacaggatTAAAACAGTATTATTCTCCAATGAATCTTACTCTATAGTGATGCCACAGCACATAGACACGTCCTCTTTCGCTCCCATTCccacatttaacacacagtgAAGCTCTGATCTCTCACCATCTTCTCATACCCTGATTCAAACATATCTAAAAATGATCCCACACTTCATTGGAGTCAATATTTTGAGGGTTCATATATTTCCAGGTCCATCTGACGCCACATTGCTCCATTTGAACcgaagttttattttttactctctAAAAGTTTGTTTCAGACTTAAAATAAGAAGCAGCCATAACAAAAAGGCATCTGttctaaaatattaatattccaATGCTGCATGGGTGTTTTGTAACACAACTTATCGTGCAACAGATCCTGCTTTGttcaccagctgctgcagccagatATAACAACATGTCCAGTCCTGCCTGCAGTCTTACAATATTGACGACGgcagaagaaattaaaatttatAAAGGTAAACATCTGCACATGTTTAGAGCCAAAGTGACactgacaataagaaaaacttctcacagtgaaataaatgtttaactttcATTCCTGAGTCTAAAAACTTCACAATCTTCTCACTCTTCTGCTTTTTTAggagtttttttattgtatgatCGGCTGCGATGGAGCAGCAGATGTTTGAACTCATATGCTCAAACATTATCAGGACTTGAAAGTTGACCCTCGATACTGGGGTCATCAACTGACTTTAGATTGGAGCTTTATGTTGGCCTTTAACGACCACTAACATTACAGTAAAAGATAAAGTTTACTTAGGTTTTTCATGTTCACAATTCATCATTTTAACTCATAAACCTGCAGGTTAGCTGGAGCTGCATGGATTTCATTGATTTCtatttgaaaacacaaaactttgAGAATCCAAAGATGCAAAGTCACCACACGTTTAGTTCATTGCCGTGCTCGTGTTCACAGGTTTTCACACAACAAGCTTCGTCTTTCTTCTGGTTCTCCATTTGTTAATCTGTGTGACTGTACATCCAAGCTAACTACAATCCATTAAGAAGACATATGAGGCTGATTCAACAATGGTGTCACAGTGCAGTGGGCTGCTTTGCATCAGCCTGTGAGTTCAGACTCAGAGATAACCCTTGTTGTCCCTGCGGCCGGGGTGAGCCAGATGGGGAGAGAAACAATGGCCGGGCCCATGCGGAGGGCGGCAGTGACTGACACAGCCACTGAACCTCAAAGAATGCCTGGAACCGGGCCAGAGCCATGGATCACACCGTTGCAAATCCCCCCCAACCTGACTCTCCTCATGTCCCATGGTGCCCCGGGACTGAGAGGACTACACCTTCAAAGACAGCCCCTGAGCGTCAGAAAGACTGGATACCACCCCGAAGGATCAACAGAACTGGGTGTTGCCACCGTGGGCTGAGGACTGGCTCAGAAGAGGACTACTAAGTAGATAGACAGAGGTCAACTCCTCCCAACCTCAGCAACAGATAGCATGGCTACAGCGAGCACCTCAGGGCAGAGCACCTTCGGGCTcgggaggaaaaagaagaaccCTGGACTCATGGATCAGATTAGCAAATTCTTTGgaggagacaaaaagaaaaggagcaagGTAGGAAgaatatttcattgtttttagcTGAACAACTCCAACTGTCCcattaaactaaatttaaaatttaattattctTAACGTTGAATTTAAAATCTCAAAACACaactttgtgtttgcttttagtGATTTTAGTGCAGGCACAGTATTCATTTGATGGTTTGTGCAACATTTGATTGCACTTCATCTTCAGGCCAAACCCAAAACTCAAGATTCGAATTTTTGTTTAACCATATAAATGATCATCATCCCTGTTATTAACATTAAtcataatttataataatttcaGTTTCTGCACATGTTtttgagctctctctctctcattcttacttattttattttggtttgagCCTTTATGCTAAAAGACTAATTAAGCTAGAGAGAAACTGAATAATATTTGACTTGTTGCATAATCTTTTAAAGAACTACATTACTTATGCGGTACTGTACTgtctaattaaatattttaacttcTATGTGTTGTGCAGATTTGTTATGTTAGTGGCAGCATTGTCCccaaaatgtgaatttcagcATCTCTAAGAATCTCATCTTGGTTAGAACCTGTCTTTGAAGACGTTATCTTCATGTTAACAAAACCTTTTCACTAGTTTAGGCAGCTTTGTTCCACCATTACTCCCACGCTGTTGCTTTGAGTCTTCCAACATGGTGCAGGAAGGATAAACTCTAATATTTCCCCACAGTGAGGCTGTGAGGGGATAACAGGCCTAAATGCAGGTGCACATTGCCAGCATGGTGCAGGCGGTTTGTAATGTCATCCTGGCCctgagctgcagacagaaaaccTCAGATAAAACATCTTTGATTGAAAACCGAATACTCTGACGGGAGGGGGCCTCGAGAGTCAGAGCTGCTCTCAAGCAAACTCATTTTATCCAAGCCTCTCACAGTGGTTTTTAAAGTTTGTGCTTAGATGTTGAACTTTATTTGAATTAATAAActagaaagacaaaaataaatgcacattaattaaaccaaactgatGAGCTGTCAGTAGAGCAGACAGATGTCTGGGGTTGTTCTGAAGGTTATGTTGACTGCACTTTTCATCCACCCACAAAGACACGATATTTGTTTCACACTGAGTGAAAGTCTGTCCTAATTTACACCTGACAAAActttctttaattcattcaatttGATTAAATAGAACAGTTTTAGTCCTTTCTTGTACTTGTCAcctatttaatttagtttccaTTAGAACCTCAACACTGTTAAaatcaatgtattttattagtGCAGGCCAAACTTCTCTATCACACAGAATATACTGcacaaaaagatgttttatgtCGGTTTGAATTGTGCGTTACTTAACTATATGATACACTGTACTAAACATACATCTGcagttactgtactttacttCTGCCGATGCTCCCAGGGGTCGTTCCGGGGTCACCTGGCTTCTTCACCGCAGCAATCCTCCAGTCGCCGTCGGACCAATGAAAACGCTGTGGTGCATTTCTTCAGGAGCATTGTAAGTTTCTTAAACTAAATGGTGAAAAGTGCACATTGTAGAAGTCATAATATAATTGATCAAATTCATTCATTATGCTATTTTTGTTGAATCATGctaacattttagtttttgagCTCAACAGTGGTTTAAATTTACTGAGAAATCATCAGGAGttgcatgaaaacaaatcaatttcATACTGAACACACCAATTTCTGCCAAACTACACTGTacaagtgtttctgtttgatttgCTTCAGATCAACTCTTGTCACCAATAGTGTGGCAGCGGCTTGAAATAGCATAGtaaactgtttttcttccactccCTCCCTGATTACAAAGCTGCACGACTCCTTCATTTCTGATAAAAGAGGATTTCTTTCAATCAGCAGCTCAACCGTTTGTTTATTTCAAGCATGTGTTCTCTTTTCCTGCCCAGCGCAGTCAGTCATTCTGTTGTTGCTTGATGTTTCTCAGGTTTCCTCACCTCGTCCTAAATCCAGGGTGAGTTTCCGTTTTCACAATATCTGTTTCTTCTTATCATCCCAGAGGTGTAGCTGCAGAGTGATGGTGCAGAGATGCACTGATAGTGGAAAAGTGTTTAGAGTTCGATCACTTTTTCCTTTGCTTCTCTAAACTAATGTTTTCTGCTCTTATACACTGGACACCTTAAGGCCACTTCTGATTTTGGTGCAGGTCGGTGGTGATGTCTAAACAGACACCCGCTGCAGCATGTGGTCACTGCCGCCACCCTCCACCCCTAATCTGACACACGAggagataataaataaataattaaccaAGAGACTGCACAGCATTCACTGGCATTGTCTCATTTTTGCAAACAAAAATagtgcagtcacacacactaacaaaatTCAGATTCTTTGTCCACACTAGCACATGTTGCATGAGGATGTCACCGAATGTTAATGTTTAGCAGGTATAATGATTATCTAGTTTACTATCTTAGATTTGTGTGTATGATACGTTTGTTAATTAGCAATAAAACTGGACTAGCTAATTAGCTAATTGATCATTTTGCTTGATAAAAGTGTCAGGACATCTTCAAAATCAGTAGGGTTCATCCTCTCAGGAACAtgaatgtcaaaacaaaactttttaaacattttaaaaaggttaaaactCCAACAACACTGCAGTGTAAAGAATAAGTATATTGCTGTGCCAGCGTGTTTTACACAGGCCCCTGGCAAAGACCACAAACTGAAAGAAGTCCCAGCAGTAAAGTTGTTGTTAAACTGCAGGTGTTGCTGGAGTTTGACCTTTTCAAACATGACAGTCTGTACTcatgacagaaaatgaaatgtccTACATTCAGTGTTTGGCACCTGTAGGGTGGAGGTAATCTGTTTATTATCTTCTTTTAATTGACCTTTATTTACCATCAACATTTTGCCAATTCAAAAGTCCAGAGATGCAGATAAGGACTATTTACCATCAGAGAACGATCTGACTAGATGAAATATTGACCCACATTAGATGCTGGTATAGTTTACCAGCAGGTTTTATTTACCTCCATATAACCATCTAATGCTGGAGGATTCTGTTGAGGCGGATGCAGCTGGCAACACTCTCTCATTAATCTCCTCTCATCATGtcactgtctgtttcttttccatGTCCAGTGGAGAGAAGTCTTAGGATTGGTACGTCATTCAATCTTTTCCTTCTCCAATCGAGCAAAAGACCCACTGTTGATTGCACcgctgcttgtgtgtgtgtgtgtgtgtgtgtgtgtctattgaTTCTATTTACGACTGTCGAGAGCTCCTTTGGAGTGTGTTCTTTGTCTGCAGTGCACCTGTTACCTAACCTTCACATTcgctctgtctctttgtcactttgtgtttcaCTGCTTTCCtccttgaagaaaaaaaatgtcttttctacTCAACAACCTGGAAATCAAGATTCATTGAAACCAGTTCTGATACCCCAGCTTCTCTATACAGTAACTAAAAGGCAAATCGTGCATACAGGGAAGATTGGTGCCACAGCAACTCACTTTAAATGTTGACGGATTTATTCATTACTGACTAAAGTATTGGCTTATATGTAAATTACTACGTTTTCATTTCCTCCCCTTCTTTACTTTAATCCAGAGTGACTCGCTGCTTCTTGATGACTATGACACTGCTCAGCTATTTATGAACCACAACCGGTAAACATTTTCTCTTAGGACCTCTTGGCCTGCACCTGCTCCTTCCCttccttctctgcctcttcaCACCTCTGTAACACCTCCATGTCCTCTCTGCCAGAGATGACTCACCGATCCATCTGTTTTGGCTTCCCACCTTCTCTTTCTCGTCCTCGTCCGGCGACTGTGGACAGTCACGTCTGTGTTTCATTTGACAGTGATCATCATGTGTCCGTCAGTTCATCCATATTCTTTCCCTTAAAGGTTGCTGCTGTAGAAATAatcttcatgttttctgttctcatgCTATTTTTTCAAAAGAGAGCAAACATAGAAGGGAGACAGCTTGTCACCATTGCAAAGAAACCACATACCTGCACAATACAGTAACACACTTAAAGAACATAGAACCTTTAGAACATTGTTTATGATTTCTGAAAGGTCAAAGTATTGTTATTGTTCATAAGGGAAATTGAGATCGAAAAGGTCGATCAGGATGCAGTTAAAGAGAATAGATGATAAACACAGAGACATATGTGCAACATCTCCAGACTGTGTCGTATCTACAGCTTTATTTCTAAAAGATGTATCTTTGTTGGATTTTTTGTCTGTGACAACAGCAAAAACTGTGATTtgagaaactaaacatttagATTAACGACAGCATCTTGTGCTCTGAGGTAAAATGTGTCTCATCTCATAAAGAGAAACAGCCCATcaatgtaaaatgaattaaacGTCTGCATAAAGGTTAAACAATGACCAAGCAGCCGACGTGGTGTAAGGCCATGGCTTCAGGTCTCCATCTGTGCTTAAAGAGCATTTTTTTCTAGGCCTCGACGCCGCGTGCCGAGAGCACAAAGTCGCCGGTCAGAAGACGCAGAGACCAAAGCACACTGTCCAGAATCTTCAACCTGGTGAGCTTTACCGCACACTCGCCTCCTCGTTTTCCTCCACATTTTCTATTCTAATCTTATAAAACGGGACCTCGTGAACactttttcctgtctgtgtttgcccAAATGCAACAGTGATGCTCTCATCAGAGATCAGtgagtaataaaacaaatactgatTTCATGATTTTAGTTTGAATACttctcattcatttcattcCATCAACACGCTGTCACAGTAGCCTCTCATCATAATAAACTAACACGCTGAGGagcaacatttccatttttacatttatacttCGTGTAAACCTAGATTCCTCATACACACTGATTTTCGTTCCTGCAAACGCCGTCTACCTCGAATCAtttgaggttttattttcagtgtggaTTTCCTTAAAACccaataaatgtgatttatctgACAATCAGACTTTGATCATCTCTGGGGATAGAAAATATCCTTTTCTCCGTCTTCTCATCGTCCTTGTCCTCTCCTCTTCAGGGAGAAACCAAGTCCCGTCCACCCCCTAAACGCTGGAGCACCATCTTCTAAGCTCTCCACTGAGGACCAAACTGCAGATTCAACACCAATGGGACAAGATGAAGGAGCAGACACAGATCTGCATGCGGCAGACTCACAACCTCAAGAAATGTTAACCCACTAACTCAACCCACTGTCTAGGGATGTAGACAGGATCTAGGGTCACCGtgccagttttctttttaatcctACTTCTAAGGAGATCACGTGTTAGTCATTATTTAGCTGTTTAGAAGAGGTTTAGTCTCGCTTTTAGTCAAATATCCTACTGTAAAAATCACATTCAAGTATCTTGGTGCTAGTGTCTCCTCTTTGCTGTCTGAGGTTAGTTCACGGcagatgtttttctatttgtctcCTGTCGCCTGCGTTTTTGTACACAATGCCGCTCTGTGTGTCTCGCTGCTTTTGAGAAACATGACTCACACACCAAACAgcgtttctttgtttttgtgtcatttgtggAATCCAAAATGGAGCGTGATCCTGTTTGTGCTTGAGTGAAACGCATGTGGCAAAGAAATGCATTTGAAAATACAACTGGGAAGCTTCTAAGAGTAGTATGGAgtctaatgttgtttttatttaacattttactttccTTTAGCCTCTGTgtgataaataaacatgtataaTATGATTTGTCCAAGTctatgaaatgaaaagaataaaatgcCCTTTATAGATGCACTGTTACgtaacagaaaacataaataaactacaACTGGTCTGCTGTTTCCCTCATGTAGTAGTGTAGCACCTGCAAGTATCTCATGTGTTGTAAGTTTATCAGTTTGATCTTAAATTAAGTTTTGgattttaatgttatttgtgctttatttaaaagatgAGTATTGATGGCGAGATTGTAAGTGGCTCAGTGGTTTAAGGCGGATGCAGCAAGATGGCACGAGTTTAGTCATGAagaagtgtttgtgtgacacataattgtaatttttattttgttcataaTAAATTACAAGGCTACTCTCATATCTGTTTGTATGTTCACTTTAATTCAATAGGCTAAAGCAACCTAAAGGTTATTGACACATGGTGTTGCTACAGGAATAGAAACTGATACTGatgtaaatttgtttttaatgttcagcctaaaacagaaataaacatattttgcCTGCTCATTGTGAAGTAttattgaatgttttaaaatctCTCTTGTCTTCATGTTCTTGATGATTTATGGCTTTCTAAGGCAAAACAGTAtgataaacatttacaaatgtggAAGGAAATAGCTTAGCAttttggaaaacacacagattttcACTCTTTCAGAGAGATAAGAAGATGAATACCATTCTCACATCAGTGTGGTATAGACAGAGAAGCCAGAGGAAACGGACAGCTATAGGTGATCATCATCAACCAGTTAAATTACACTTAACATGCtcgtctgtccagactcataaatccatgagtccaagtgtgtgtttgtgccagaaGTTTCTAATAAGACTTGTTGACAAGAACATGAAACATAGATACTTCACCTTTCACCTATGACCACCAAAATCCAAACAAGACAACAGCTAACAATGAGATTAGATTCCCGTCAATACTCAATACTCCCATCAACAGAAATAACAATGAGCTAAAACTTCAACAATTAGCACAGAACTTCTCTCTTGGTTCAAATGTTTCTGGGATAATTGGCGCAGTTTTCCTGTGCTCAACACGTTTTTTTAGCCTACAACGTGTATTAAAATCTGATCAGATAAATACCCAAACacgtcattttaaaatgaaatgataataaaCTGTGCAGTTCCTCATACTGTGTCATAATAGAACTGGCTACAATACAGTGTCATATGTAAggtctttttctcctctctgtagTTATTTGAATGTCAAAGTCTAAAAATCTCTATAGGCCGCCCTGAACGTACTGACTTCAGTCTCTCTTTTTACAATTAATGAAGGACACTTTCTTCAAACACTGCTTCACCATTGTGCTGCAAGAATAGCTCCTCTAAATAGAGCCAGAGAGTTCTGGTGTGAGACGAGCTGTTCTACAGTGACTTCCAGGAACACGCCTCAACGTTCTAGAAGGATCCACATCGTTCTATAACAAGCCCAGTTTTCCAGAATGAGTCACAACCTAGCACAATCAGTTAAAAAtccaaactgtttttattaccAGATATATCAAGGcttcttctttcctttacaTAATCTTCAGAAACATCAGTATGTCACAGAAAAcgtgttc
Above is a genomic segment from Anabas testudineus chromosome 11, fAnaTes1.2, whole genome shotgun sequence containing:
- the mbpa gene encoding myelin basic protein isoform X3, giving the protein MATASTSGQSTFGLGRKKKNPGLMDQISKFFGGDKKKRSKGSFRGHLASSPQQSSSRRRTNENAVVHFFRSIASTPRAESTKSPVRRRRDQSTLSRIFNLGETKSRPPPKRWSTIF
- the mbpa gene encoding myelin basic protein isoform X1, coding for MATASTSGQSTFGLGRKKKNPGLMDQISKFFGGDKKKRSKGSFRGHLASSPQQSSSRRRTNENAVVHFFRSIVSSPRPKSRWREVLGLASTPRAESTKSPVRRRRDQSTLSRIFNLGETKSRPPPKRWSTIF
- the mbpa gene encoding myelin basic protein isoform X2 produces the protein MATASTSGQSTFGLGRKKKNPGLMDQISKFFGGDKKKRSKGSFRGHLASSPQQSSSRRRTNENAVVHFFRSIVSSPRPKSRWREVLGLASTPRAESTKSPVRRRRDQSTLSRIFNL